In Archangium violaceum, the following are encoded in one genomic region:
- a CDS encoding DUF1349 domain-containing protein, which produces MKWHNPPSRWTASEGHLTLETGDQTDFWRETHYGFIRDSGHFFHQEVEGDFTATIRFSGEYRALYDQAGLMVRLDERHWIKAGIEYTDGVQHLSVVVTRGFSD; this is translated from the coding sequence GTGAAGTGGCACAACCCGCCCTCGCGCTGGACCGCCAGCGAGGGACACCTCACCCTCGAGACGGGCGACCAGACGGACTTCTGGCGCGAGACCCACTACGGCTTCATCCGCGACAGCGGGCACTTCTTCCACCAGGAGGTGGAGGGCGATTTCACCGCGACGATCCGGTTCTCGGGAGAGTACCGGGCGCTGTACGACCAGGCCGGGTTGATGGTCCGGTTGGACGAGCGCCACTGGATCAAGGCCGGCATCGAGTACACCGATGGAGTGCAACACCTCAGCGTGGTGGTGACGCGAGGGTTCTCCGACTGA